The Coriobacteriia bacterium sequence GGCGCGGCGCGGATCCGCTCTCGCACGGCGACGCGCTGCGATCCTCGGCCACGGCACCCCCTCGTCCTCGCGGCCGTATCCCCGGCGTTCATACCCGAGGGACGAGCCGCCCCGCTCGTCCCACCGCGGCGGGCGGCCACGGTGGCGCCGACGGGCCGCCGCCGGGGACGGTCGCCGCAGAGCCGCCGTCACGCCGCCACGGGCGGACGCCGCGGCCGGGCTAAGGGAAGATACTCCTCGGAGGATCCGGGGCGTGAAGGGGCCCCCGCGGAAGGGAGCACGCGATGGTCAAGCTCTACGCGCTGTCCACGTGCCCGTACTGCCGCATGACGCGCAAGTTCCTGGACGACGAGGGGGTCGAGTACGAGGAGGTCGAGGTCGACAAGCTCGAGGGCGCCGAGCGCGAGGACGCCGTCGAGGAGGTGCGCCGGGTCTCGGGAGGCACGTCGTTCCCCGTGGTGGTGGCCGGCGAAGAGGTGATCGTCGGCTTCGACAAGGCGCGCATCAAGAAGACGCTGGGCATCTGAGGCACCGGCGCAAGGAGGCGCGGCGATGGCCGACCCACCCCGAAGGCTGTTCGAGCCCGGCACCAGGATCGAGGACCTGAAGGCGTACATGGGGCCGTTCGTGGCGCGGCTGGGCTACAAGTTCAACAGCGACACGGAGTTCGTGGACGCCGTGCTGGAAAGCGAGCTGGAGCTGCTCGAGAGCGAGGGGGACGTGTGGTGTCCGTGCCGGATCCGCCCCGACGACCGCCGGGAGCACGCCAAGTACGTCTGCCCGTGCATCCCGTTCTACCTCGACGCCTTCGGTGCGGTCCGGAAGTGCTGGTGCGGCCTGTTCGTCCGCGGAGATGTCGAGCGCGGAGAGGAGCTGCACGGCGCGGTGGAGATACCGCCCGGACCGAAGACGGTGCGTGTCGCAGCCGCCTCCGACCTGGCCGACGGGCAGGGCAAGACGGTCAAGGTCGGTAAGCGCGAGATCGCGCTGTTCCGCGTCGGGGACGAGTTCTACGCGCTGTCGAACCTGTGCCTGCACATGTACGGGCCGCTCGGCGAGGGCTACCTCGACGGCCATCACGTGATGTGCCCGTGGCACGGCTGGCGGTACGACGTGCGCGACGGCAACACAGACCATCCGGGCGCGGACGTGAGGACCTACCCCGTCGAGGTGCGCGACGGCGAGGTGTTCGTCACGGTGTAGCGGGGCCCGCGCCGGGAGCGGCGGGGCCGGCACCGTGGGTCCGACGCTCGCCGCGCTCGGCGAACAGCTCCGCGATGCCGGCGATCGAGCCCATGAAGCTCGACGCGTCGTAGGGCAGGAAGACCTTGTTCGCCTCGCCCTCGGCGATGGCCTTGAGCGCCTCGAGGTAGCGGATCGCGATGAGGTCCTGCGTCGGGTCCCCCTCGTGGATGGCGCCGAAGACGCTCTTGATGGCCAGCGCCTCACCCTCGGCCACGGCGGCGCGCTGGTACTTCTCGGCGTCCGCGACCTCCTTGATCGCCTGCGCCTGGCCCTCGGCCTGCAGGATCGCGGACTGCTTGGCCCCTTCGGCGCGCGTGATGGCGGCCTGCTTGTCGCCGTCGGCCTCCAGGATCACCGCGCGCCGCGTGCGCTCGGCCTTCATCTGGCGGTGCATCGCCTCGGTCACGTCCATCGGCGGCTCGATGCGCTGCAGCTCCACGCGCACCACGCGCACGCCCCACTTGTCGGTGGCGTCATCGAG is a genomic window containing:
- a CDS encoding glutaredoxin family protein gives rise to the protein MVKLYALSTCPYCRMTRKFLDDEGVEYEEVEVDKLEGAEREDAVEEVRRVSGGTSFPVVVAGEEVIVGFDKARIKKTLGI
- a CDS encoding Rieske 2Fe-2S domain-containing protein, which produces MADPPRRLFEPGTRIEDLKAYMGPFVARLGYKFNSDTEFVDAVLESELELLESEGDVWCPCRIRPDDRREHAKYVCPCIPFYLDAFGAVRKCWCGLFVRGDVERGEELHGAVEIPPGPKTVRVAAASDLADGQGKTVKVGKREIALFRVGDEFYALSNLCLHMYGPLGEGYLDGHHVMCPWHGWRYDVRDGNTDHPGADVRTYPVEVRDGEVFVTV
- a CDS encoding SPFH/Band 7/PHB domain protein; amino-acid sequence: MDIVTIVFLGLIALFVLFVWAIAGIKVIRPYQKGLVERLGKYQRTVGPGLHVIVPIIDKIAKVDMRENVVDVPPQEVITKDNVVVTVDAVVYYEATDPVKLMYNVANFYLAATKLAQTNLRNVIGEMQLDESLTSREKINAALRQILDDATDKWGVRVVRVELQRIEPPMDVTEAMHRQMKAERTRRAVILEADGDKQAAITRAEGAKQSAILQAEGQAQAIKEVADAEKYQRAAVAEGEALAIKSVFGAIHEGDPTQDLIAIRYLEALKAIAEGEANKVFLPYDASSFMGSIAGIAELFAERGERRTHGAGPAAPGAGPATP